AAGATTAAAGTTGGTACGTGTACGCGAAATCCGCCACAGACTATAAATTTAGTTGCCTCTCTGAGTTAACCTGCAGTGGACTTCACACATTCACCAAATCTGAATAACAACATGAATGAATCCAGACAAACTTGCAATGCTTGACCAACTATTGTAAGGAGTGTTGGGCATTTTCGTTCTATTTTTCTCATGATTGCAGTTTGAAGGGCCGCTGTCTGTTGACACATGGCGGAACGATAGCAGCGTATTCTCTAAAACGTCAGACGAGCAGATGCACCATGAACGTTTACATGTCATACAAGCTCAGTAGATGTTGACATAAACCAGTCTTACCCTGCTTCCACAGATGAGCAGTTCAATTTCCTCTGGTCTAAAGAGATACTTCAGTGGCGATTCATTGGTAACCATGTGAAATCCCCTTCTGAAAGCTTTGAACTGTTTATCcacagatttatttaaaatgtagtcTGTATAGAGGTTGATAAATTCCTGCAGAAAAAGAGCAGAATGTTCAAAGTATATTTCAGAGCAATTAAAAGTGCAGTGTATACAATAGTGCTCATGggcaaaaaaagccaaaaaacttACTCATGGCATCTCTAAGCGTTTTCCTCTACACTAACGCTAACTAACCACTACACAGTTTAACGCACTCAGAGGAAAGCTAGATGGGCTTTGTGAAACCCCCAGAGGACCCCAGCATTAATAAATGGTAAGGCAAAGGCAATGTAAAAGCAACAGTCTAGTTCCAAAAGAATGTGTGACCCAATTTGGATTCAGTGAAATGATTTGGGTTCAATGCAAAATAGACCTTTAATTAATCAGGGATGGAGGGACAGGGTCCTATACAATAACTATTACTCACAGTAATATGCATAGTGCAATAGCTCTGTATGTACAGGATTTATATTCTAGATTTTTGTGTACGTTACAAAAACAGGATTTTTAATTTCTGCGTCACATTACCTTCCTGTTCTCATTTGTAATGGGGATTTTATCACCATTCTCCTTAAGGTCATAAACTAAAGGATTCCCGAAAAGATCTGTGTGAGAGATCTGGAACGTGATCATCATATCATCTTCAACACTGCCTTCGTATTCCGAAAGTTCTTTTAAACTCTGAAACAGAACCTGCAAGGAAAGGTCTTTGCTTATATCAATACTTAAAgaacaagcaaaataaaaagaaaacattgtaaATCTTCACTGGCTTAGAAAATATCTCTTGATACAAGCTCCTCAACATAtctgaaacaaaatgttttgttgctCCAGTGTTTCCTCCATCTTTTAAATTGATCATATTTACTTTCTTGTGAAGTATTTGTAGTGGCTCATAAAACATGGACTTATTACGAGAACAGATATTTCTTAACTTTGAGACATGAAGGCAGAGATCACCATTGACAATAAACTTACAGGATGAGAATCTGCAAGGTCACGAAACGtccctttcttccccatcaACTTTCTATAGACCACCATGGGAAAATGCACGTCTAGAATGCAGTTGTTGTAAATGGCCAGGCCCAGTACAATTCCAATCAGTGTGAACTGTCCTTCTGTCTCAAAAGATGATGGGTtgaaccaaaaaagttttgtaGATTCATCGTAGGTAAACATACCTGAAAGAGGACATATGatgctttaaaatcatttaCTACTGCAGGTTTTCCACGTACttgctgattaaaaaaaaatccttatttatAAACCATTGCAGACGGGAGTGACAAAATAAGATGGAACCCACAAACTGACCAAACCGGAAAACATACTGATTGTTGGTGTCGAAAGGAGCGGATGATACAATGTTTATAGCAGCTTTAAACCTCAGAGGCAAATGGTATTTTATGAAAACCTCCCGCAAAATGTGAAGGCGTCTGCTGTGTAGATGCCAAATGCAATGATAATGGCCTCTATATTACACTAACCTGAGGTGTACGTCTAAATTCAATGTAGCTACTTAACAGGTTacaaaaatatcacataaaaGAAAGGTGTTTATTTTTCTCAGCGGTTAGTTGATCAATTCTTTACTCCTTCACCCGATTGTACAAAAACTTCACATGCCATGAAAAGAACTATGCTGACAGATGCACAATAGTAAACCCCATTTCAATGTACCAGATACTGTTTTTCCTTCCTAAAGTTTAAATATCACAAATTAAAGCAATCAGGCACTACACATATCGCAAGGGAATCAGAGGAGGGGATCTCTTGTAGGAATATAGGTTCTCTGTTAAtgcttttgctttaaaaacaattaatcCAGTGTCTTCAGTTTAGTGAACCTTGCGTCAATTTTATTACAATCCTTTtggtaaaatgtatacaaagtcAACATATTACATaagtgtatatattaaatattaatgcttACTGTATTCTTTAACAGGCAGACTTGCCTTAGAATCCCTACAGTTAAGGACCACAAAGAGTGACATGGATAAGGTGTCAGGCTAGGCTTTACCCTCTTTTCCTCTATTTGTTGCTGGTTAGATTATAATATGATAATACACATGTGCAGTATGTCTCcctgattatatttttattcttttttgaaGAGAACCTATGAAAAGCTGGACAGGAATAAGGTTGCtttcatgtgtttttatcaACTTACTGGTCAAAACTTACCAATATCAGGGTTAAAAATTTCTTCTACAACCAGTTGGAAAAACTCTTTAGAAACACCTCCTTCGTCAACCCCTTGCTCTCCCTCAAATTCAACGTATAGTTGTTTCTTCAGATCTGCAGGGTTTTCCATGGCAATCATCTCTAGCTAAAAGAAGAAAAGGCCATTAAACAGAAAGACTTCAGATGCACTTTGATAACTTCCACCTAATTAAAAGCGCAGCTTCTACAGTAGGTCATTTAGTTCAACCAGATCACAGGCATGCTGCTAGCAGATCCTCCATTACCCACCAGTTATTGCAGAGCTTAACCTGTCAGGAGCATCATGCCAGTTGGGGGAAATGTTGTTTTATCAGCTTAAGGGGTCCAATGAATAAGTAGAACATCTACCACAGTTATCTGAACTAAATCAGACTACAAAAGCGAAGCACAAACACTTCTATTGTATTATACATAGTAGCCCAACAATGTCCAACCAGACAAATATACCATCTTTATGATTTAAACATGTAGACTGACTGCAGTTGTCAAAACAACGTCAATACCAACAagtcattaaaaaacaaaacatactatGGAAACTGTACTGTTCTAAATATCCACCCCAAAACTCTTATCCTCGTTCTCAATTATGAATTCACAGTTCAAGCTGCAgcaacacaaacattttattcccTGACACTAACTAAATATTACTTGAAAGAAGCTCAGCTCTTATTGAAGAAGAAACTCTCTTGGGTCTCTTGGATCCTCAGACAGTCATGTATTTCATGTGTGCTCTGGTGAAAGTTATCCAGCTCGGGTACTACAATTTTCCCTATGTGTTGGGTGACTCAAAGAAGGTCTTGATTTAGCACCAGTGAGACTGAACACATAAGTTGTTTAATGTGACCCACACTCTGTTCTACGGGGCTGTGCACAACTTTCAAATATCTCTGAGCAACCACACTTCTCAGATGTAGGTGACAAATGTTCTTCTTAACTCCCCCTATGAAAGTGTTCATCTAGCATTTACCAGAAGAACTTGGCCAAATGTGCATCATGCAAATTTCATACAATCATTTGTTCTAAAACAAAGATGGGGTATGGTACCTTAAGGttcaaaataacacaaatacacattaaaTTACATGGAATAAGCCAAACTGATGCAATTATATGTAACACGTTATATCACCATCATAATTTTCAGGATCCCTTAATCCATAAGATTTTCCTTAATCCATCCTCATTTTATCAGatgtattcttatttttttaaccactaCAAAAGTTGAAATGTCAAAAAAGCAGACATTGATAGGCTgataaacggggggggggggcattctgTGATTAAGCCTTGTAGAAAATACAAGAATTCCTTAAGGGTTTCTGAAAGTTATTTCATATGAATAAACCTTCAGagttacaaataaaatgataaacctGCTAAGACTTATTTGCTTAGGAtactgcaattaatgttttgtctaagtgaacAGAACCTTTGAAGCTTAACAGGAAAATGGCAGATTCTagatatgaaaatgttttattgaaataaaaattattatctaGTGCATGATACCTATATTGACTTACCCTAACAAGAGCATCGTCTATGATGTGATCTCTTCGGACCTTGAGCCTCAAGTAAGGGTTTAGTTGCTGTCCTTGCACTAGGCTGTAAAGAACCGTGATTCTTCTCTCGCTGTACATGCGGATCCTGTTGTCGTAATAAAGACCCAGGTTCTTTGTTACTGCATTCAGGATAAAAGGGCAGGTCATAAAAGAGaatttattttcagtttctacTTTAAAGAAAGTATAGTCTTTGTCCATTTCAAGAACATCATTTAGTGGTTCATTAACAAATTCTTCAAAAGGGATGAGCGGTTTCCTGCAATCAATAGTTTTGACACCAAGTTCTGTTTCAATGGGGTCTACTCGGGGACCTTTCTTATTCCTTCGTTCTTCTCCTAGCAGCTCCTGAAGAGTTAATTCACTGGATTCTGGGATAGGCTCCTCGTCTTCATCTTCATTGTAGTCCGTTTCAATCTCTCCTCCAACTACATTTGCATAGTAAACcatttttaagcattttgaCGCCGCAACAATAGCGTCATCATCATTAACTAAATTGCGACTGTTGAACTCATTACTTATAACTTTGTAAGTTATCAGCTGCTGAAATGTTTCCATCATTCGGCGAATCTGCTCAGCACTATACTTCGCCCAGAGTCGGATCAACTTGGCCTGTGCTGCCAGAGGCAATTTACTCATAGCTTTGCAGAACAATGGTAGAGCCATTTCGAGGTACTCAGGGCTATGGAGATTACAATTCTCCATGACTATAATGAACAAGTTGAGATAGTTGGGATCCCTTGAATAAACATTATGATAAGTCAAGTCACATTCCACGTTGGGGGACAGGTAGACAAGTGCATTGAGAAAAGCAGACTCTATTTTCTCATTAGAAAGTAACCTGTGGTAGACCCGTCTTACTGCTTCAATATCTAGGGTGACCTCTTCTGGGCCCAGCTTTTGTATGTTGTTATCTCCTTGTGAATTATCACTTAACCTAGAAGATGATGCTCCAGAGTCATCTTCCATAGCAGCACCAGAGGAAGCAGCTTTCTCTTTCTCGTCCTCATCCTTGTCTTCATCCTTTTCTTGTAAGGATTTCAACTCTTCCTTCGTATGCTGTTTAGCTTTTCGGAAGCTCTGAACCAATGCTTCCGCACTGGAAAAAACTCTCCCAATCACTCGAATGAGAGGCGAGTAATCCTCTCTTTCTCTACATAATTCAAGAATTTCATACACCTTTTCTTCCGACAGGAACGTCACATCTGAAACAAACCAAGTAGAAGTAGTTACTTATTAATACAGAGGCACCAGATGCCAACCACTACTGAAGGTCATAATAAAATAACTACTAGCACTGGTGGTCATAACACAGTAAGAAATGTATGTGTTCTCCAAtagacatttaattaaaaatgacttTTAGGGTTATAACTAAGCAACAAACCAATGCAAAAACAAAGTGTCTGAACTCCTTGAAAATTGGAAAAGGACAGAACTACTCATGGCAAAAGGTAATAGCTACGATGCGCTACTGTTCTATAAGTACTTTAGAACAAAATAGAATTATTATGGTCTTTAAATCATGGGAATAAGGAGGAACAATCCCCACAACTGGACTGGAAAAAGTTTATGGATCATTCTAAAGGAAGTAAAAAATGGAAGTAGGGTCAATGTGGGTTTATTCAACAGAGCACAGGTAGTCTGCAGAGATAgacttatataaaatatttttaaatgactgcTCCTTTCATAAATGTTAGCCTAGCATGTCCATAATTAGCTAAGCTATAATCATGTTATGAGCTTTGGGAAATATAATACATGTCTCAGTGAATTAACTTGTTCTCTTTGTTATGAAATTCTAAAAGACATTACCTTTGAAGTCATCCCTGGGTCCATGTATTTCTTTCTTGTTCATCTTTCTTTCCGTACACGAGTTGTTATGAGCACTTTTTGAGTTGTTCTCTAGATATGATGCACTTGTTCCTTTCTTGGAGGGATGAGGATCACAGAGTTTTGCATTAACCTTATATAAGTCGAGGGCCTTAATGGCTGCTGCATTGTTATCCATACGAAGAAAAGTAGGACAGGAAGCACAAAACTCATTCGTGCAGGTATCATTTCCACAACCCTCAGTTAACTGGTGGTAGTAGCGTTCTATTAGATGCTTTGCAGCTGCTCGCTTCCTGTACCAAACATCCAGACAGGCATGTGGATTAGTAGGGCTTTTATATACAAAGCTCATTCACATTATTAGTAAAGCAGTATTAGTACAGTACCACACTTAAGATCAACACAATAACATAATTCAAGTACAATGAACAATAACAACAACCAAACATAGTTGGGGTGACTATTACTTCTATAGGCGGACAAAACCATTTAGTGAAGAGTTAAGCTTCGTGAACTGCATCTATGCCTACAAAAGTTTACCTTAAACAATTGTAATGTctgaaactaaaatatttagcaaaatgATTAACAAGTTAGAAGAGGCACAACAGTACTACATAGTGGTTTCTGAACCATGAAGGTATATAGAGACTTGGCAAAAATCTCAGTTTTTGTGATGGTAATTTATTACAATACAGTGTGTTCCTGGGTAAATTCATAAAATACTCTGGcatctataaaatgtaaaagtaaaaaaaaaatccaagacaATTTTAGTAATGTTTAATGAGTTCCACATTGATGTATGTGCAAAAAGCTACACCCCTCAATAGCTCCATGCTAAGATGGGTCGTATAAAAGTTTCAACAAAGTAAAACAGTTAACTGATTTTTATTCACATTCAATATTCCTTGTTCACATAAAAGGCCACTAAAGAATAATGCCTATTAAAGAACTAAGCAAGTTCCTTAAGGTCCCCATGGATGTGCTGGTACCTCCACAAAAAGGGTGGCAAGGTGCCCCCTTAGGAGCAGGGaggaaatgtaaatgaaaagaaaaaaaaatatatcccttACCCATACTAgagtaaaacaaaattataaaaataaatcattcaaaatgacaaaaacagtattttgtacagtttttttttaaaattatgtatattaatttgtgtgggttcattaAATTTGGAAAAAGGGAATTAGTTAAACATATTGtaaaagtcacaaaaaaaacactatgaTACATAAAATTCTGGTCctgacagggttaatatgtaatctttaaaaatgaaaaataataaaacacttacctgaggtagaagcGGCAACTCTACAATTGTATTCCTCTatggcttcaagcagccaatcagtggtaggaAAGCACTCTCATTGGAATTAATGGGAGCATTTTCCACGCATGTGCCTGGGGACCTGTACAGACCCCCACACACTGTGCACCTAGTCCGCACTAGAGCTCACCGACAGTAAGCATAGCAACTCacgcaaaaaaaacatttgtaagaATATAGAATGATGTACTGGAATGATTAACCTTTCTACTGCTGGCAAATACAACAAATAGAAGCAATAGTATTAAGATGCATTGCAAGCAGTTTAAATTCGGTCTTTGTCTAACCTTTCAGAAAACGGAAGGCCAATGACGCCTGTCAGAAACGTAAAAGGCAAGGGTCCTGTCAGTCAGTGCTaagagttgtatttttttttttttttaaatgttgaagGAGGTCTACTGCTCCAGATTTATTCCCAGGCATTCACATAGCGAGCACATTGCAAATCTGCTCTTTAAAGAAAGCTTAGCAACGTCTTGAGCCATGCAAAACATGGAAGTAATCCAGCACCCCATTCTATAAATAAACTCATCCCAAGATCACGTGCTTGGCCACTCTGATATATGCCTTTTTACGAGTCCTGCAATATTTTGGTAGGATTGGCCATATCCATCTCTGGGATTGCAGGACAAAATTCATGCATTCAATTTCAGCCCAAACTGCACAAAACTGCTTCGTGCAAAGGAGCAGGCACGTTTAAATCAGCTTACAAAATATCACAGCAATACTTTGGGGATGGCTAAAAAGCCAACACTATGAtggcacaaaataaaatcacaaatttAGGGACGGAAGTTCTAATGTTAATTAACAAGGTCTGCACAAAGCAGACACCGTAtagttaaatattaaccattcaTATAATCATGGTATCTATAGCCTCCTAATTAAGTGCATGACTTTAGAAGCCTTCAATGTGTGCTtatttagttaaaaatatataatggccACCTATAAACATGTATGACAAACAACTAGTATAAATTGCAGAAAGTGGTACACCAAACTTATTAACCAGCGTCACATTTCCACCGATTGCTCGCCTTTAGCCACCTTTAGGCATTTTGCATTAGACTATCTACTTAATCCTCGTGGCATCTTAGTATATTTTGTGATGACTTGTCAATAGCCAGGAaaccaaataccgtatttgctcgattataagacgaggtttttttttccccagagcaaatgctctgaaaaatactcctcgtcttataatcaaggttgtcttataatcagacatcaaatagaagtctgactatgagactaagatccagacaaaccccgctactgctggcacttaggccggggcttctatgactgagcatctgcgtcacatgaccttccagtgctcagtcatagaagccccggtggaactAACGCCAGCctctacccgctgcccccactagacaccagggcgtcagaagcactggtaagtcgggggggggggtgttctaTGGGGGAGCATAAGACTCAtgatatgcgttttaaccccctttatgccactctgcctccagaaatgcctttaaccccctatatgccattctgtcccatgatatgccttttaaccccctatatgccagaggggtataaggcatttccggaggcagagtggcatataggggtataaggcatatcagggagacagagtggcatatagggggtataaggcatttctggggggagATATGCATTACTGTGGGGGGttggttggcaaataaaaggaaataaaaacaaaaaatagtttttcctatagggtggtcttatattcaggatttttttccctaaattaatattcagattttcattttataatcgagcaaatacgataattCCAACTTTTACAGTTTAGTACGCTTAGGATGCAAACTTATTTGCACATACCTACATCAGGTATTTTAATGGACGCTGTCTCAGACAGCCTCATACACAATGACTATGTCATGGCTTGACAAATCTGGGGTGTCAGGTCGCCATGGTGACTATAAACCACTTTGCGGCTTCCAGCACGGTCATGTAATGCACAGCATTCGCCTCACTGCGCCCCGTAGGGTGCTGATCTCCACTAGGTGAGAGTGGGAGGGGGGATAGTGaatgccagtgtgtgtgtatactatagtgtcaagtgtgtgtatatgtatagtgctggagttaGTGTGTAGGTAAATATATAGTGCTGGTTTCAGTGAATACACTGTAGTGTCTGAATCAGTGTGTatacagtaaaggaaaaaaaatttgatCCCCTGcggattttgtatgtttgccgaCTGAcaaaggtttatttgaacaatgagagacagaacaacaacaacaaaaatccagaataacgcattttaaataaaagttatagattgatttgcattttacccctttgcaaaacatgactcaGTACTTGGTGGCAATCATAACAGACgttcagacgtttcttgtagttggccaccaggtttacACAactctcaggagggattttgtcccactcctctttgcagatcttctccaagtcattaaggtttcaagGCCAACGTTTGGCAATTCGAACCTTCAGCTcgctccacagattttctatgggattaaggtctggagactggctaggccactccag
This sequence is a window from Spea bombifrons isolate aSpeBom1 chromosome 2, aSpeBom1.2.pri, whole genome shotgun sequence. Protein-coding genes within it:
- the UBE3A gene encoding ubiquitin-protein ligase E3A isoform X4 encodes the protein MNKKEIHGPRDDFKDVTFLSEEKVYEILELCREREDYSPLIRVIGRVFSSAEALVQSFRKAKQHTKEELKSLQEKDEDKDEDEKEKAASSGAAMEDDSGASSSRLSDNSQGDNNIQKLGPEEVTLDIEAVRRVYHRLLSNEKIESAFLNALVYLSPNVECDLTYHNVYSRDPNYLNLFIIVMENCNLHSPEYLEMALPLFCKAMSKLPLAAQAKLIRLWAKYSAEQIRRMMETFQQLITYKVISNEFNSRNLVNDDDAIVAASKCLKMVYYANVVGGEIETDYNEDEDEEPIPESSELTLQELLGEERRNKKGPRVDPIETELGVKTIDCRKPLIPFEEFVNEPLNDVLEMDKDYTFFKVETENKFSFMTCPFILNAVTKNLGLYYDNRIRMYSERRITVLYSLVQGQQLNPYLRLKVRRDHIIDDALVRLEMIAMENPADLKKQLYVEFEGEQGVDEGGVSKEFFQLVVEEIFNPDIGMFTYDESTKLFWFNPSSFETEGQFTLIGIVLGLAIYNNCILDVHFPMVVYRKLMGKKGTFRDLADSHPVLFQSLKELSEYEGSVEDDMMITFQISHTDLFGNPLVYDLKENGDKIPITNENRKEFINLYTDYILNKSVDKQFKAFRRGFHMVTNESPLKYLFRPEEIELLICGSRNLDFQALKETTEYDGGYTRDSNIIRDFWDIVNSFTDEQKRLFLQFTTGTDRAPVGGLGKLKMIIAKNGPDTDRLPTSHTCFNVLLLPEYSSKEKLKERLLKAITYAKGFGML
- the UBE3A gene encoding ubiquitin-protein ligase E3A isoform X2 — protein: MKRAAAKHLIERYYHQLTEGCGNDTCTNEFCASCPTFLRMDNNAAAIKALDLYKVNAKLCDPHPSKKGTSASYLENNSKSAHNNSCTERKMNKKEIHGPRDDFKDVTFLSEEKVYEILELCREREDYSPLIRVIGRVFSSAEALVQSFRKAKQHTKEELKSLQEKDEDKDEDEKEKAASSGAAMEDDSGASSSRLSDNSQGDNNIQKLGPEEVTLDIEAVRRVYHRLLSNEKIESAFLNALVYLSPNVECDLTYHNVYSRDPNYLNLFIIVMENCNLHSPEYLEMALPLFCKAMSKLPLAAQAKLIRLWAKYSAEQIRRMMETFQQLITYKVISNEFNSRNLVNDDDAIVAASKCLKMVYYANVVGGEIETDYNEDEDEEPIPESSELTLQELLGEERRNKKGPRVDPIETELGVKTIDCRKPLIPFEEFVNEPLNDVLEMDKDYTFFKVETENKFSFMTCPFILNAVTKNLGLYYDNRIRMYSERRITVLYSLVQGQQLNPYLRLKVRRDHIIDDALVRLEMIAMENPADLKKQLYVEFEGEQGVDEGGVSKEFFQLVVEEIFNPDIGMFTYDESTKLFWFNPSSFETEGQFTLIGIVLGLAIYNNCILDVHFPMVVYRKLMGKKGTFRDLADSHPVLFQSLKELSEYEGSVEDDMMITFQISHTDLFGNPLVYDLKENGDKIPITNENRKEFINLYTDYILNKSVDKQFKAFRRGFHMVTNESPLKYLFRPEEIELLICGSRNLDFQALKETTEYDGGYTRDSNIIRDFWDIVNSFTDEQKRLFLQFTTGTDRAPVGGLGKLKMIIAKNGPDTDRLPTSHTCFNVLLLPEYSSKEKLKERLLKAITYAKGFGML
- the UBE3A gene encoding ubiquitin-protein ligase E3A isoform X1 yields the protein MSSPNRSRRQQEREGAPEPEERKTHTPCSSPEHSPGGDRSPGDPHSENLENSRMKRAAAKHLIERYYHQLTEGCGNDTCTNEFCASCPTFLRMDNNAAAIKALDLYKVNAKLCDPHPSKKGTSASYLENNSKSAHNNSCTERKMNKKEIHGPRDDFKDVTFLSEEKVYEILELCREREDYSPLIRVIGRVFSSAEALVQSFRKAKQHTKEELKSLQEKDEDKDEDEKEKAASSGAAMEDDSGASSSRLSDNSQGDNNIQKLGPEEVTLDIEAVRRVYHRLLSNEKIESAFLNALVYLSPNVECDLTYHNVYSRDPNYLNLFIIVMENCNLHSPEYLEMALPLFCKAMSKLPLAAQAKLIRLWAKYSAEQIRRMMETFQQLITYKVISNEFNSRNLVNDDDAIVAASKCLKMVYYANVVGGEIETDYNEDEDEEPIPESSELTLQELLGEERRNKKGPRVDPIETELGVKTIDCRKPLIPFEEFVNEPLNDVLEMDKDYTFFKVETENKFSFMTCPFILNAVTKNLGLYYDNRIRMYSERRITVLYSLVQGQQLNPYLRLKVRRDHIIDDALVRLEMIAMENPADLKKQLYVEFEGEQGVDEGGVSKEFFQLVVEEIFNPDIGMFTYDESTKLFWFNPSSFETEGQFTLIGIVLGLAIYNNCILDVHFPMVVYRKLMGKKGTFRDLADSHPVLFQSLKELSEYEGSVEDDMMITFQISHTDLFGNPLVYDLKENGDKIPITNENRKEFINLYTDYILNKSVDKQFKAFRRGFHMVTNESPLKYLFRPEEIELLICGSRNLDFQALKETTEYDGGYTRDSNIIRDFWDIVNSFTDEQKRLFLQFTTGTDRAPVGGLGKLKMIIAKNGPDTDRLPTSHTCFNVLLLPEYSSKEKLKERLLKAITYAKGFGML